In Musa acuminata AAA Group cultivar baxijiao chromosome BXJ2-3, Cavendish_Baxijiao_AAA, whole genome shotgun sequence, the following proteins share a genomic window:
- the LOC135606868 gene encoding F-box/LRR-repeat MAX2 homolog, giving the protein MATAAATGIHLHDLPEPILTHIFSLVCDVRSRNAMSLACRRWRTLERTTRTSLVLRGHVRSPFLLPTCFPAVAHLDLSLLSPWGHHPFLLHHQQPPPPPPPPQFYHHNLAEQAVLVAARLAQTFPRVSSLAIYARDPSVVAALAPLWPGLRAVRLVRWHQRPPALPVGADLAPLLAACPALSTLDLSQFYCWTEDVPQALQDHPVAAASLTRLDLLCPASTEGFCSSKLADIVAACPNLTHLLVPCVFNPRCIEFVGDDALLMLATGCPRLSLLHLVDPSTLSPARSDSEAKEDAAVTGPGLEELFAKLPQLEDLALDLCHNVRDAGPSLEMLSYKCPKIKSLKLGQFHGVCKGAWLHLDGVSVCGRLESLCIKNSADLFDSGLVTIARGCRRLSRLEIHGCHKVTEAGIRKLSSILRSTLVDIAISGCQLLDAARSLRALEPIRDRIERLHIDCIWVLPELDQLPQTPEKTADDSDVDQVDEEMSDESRNKKSRHSDGNDGSNESSSFWFRTWANLRCLSLWVPAGEVLTPLGDAGLESCPQLEGISIKVEGDCRTCPRPRQRVFGLSFLARYPRLVKMKLDCGEAIGYALTAPTGHMDLSLWERFYLHGISDLRLYELDYWPPQDKEVNQRSLSLPATGLIQECLSLRKLFIHGTTHEHFMRFFLMMPVLRDVQLREDYYPAPENDMSTEMRVDSCSRFEEALNSRLIPD; this is encoded by the coding sequence ATGGCCACCGCTGCCGCCACCGGCATCCACCTGCATGATCTGCCGGAGCCAATCCTGACGCACATCTTCTCGCTGGTGTGCGACGTCCGCAGCCGCAACGCCATGTCGCTCGCCTGCCGCCGGTGGCGCACCCTGGAGCGGACCACGCGCACGTCCCTCGTCCTCCGCGGCCACGTCCGCTCCCCCTTTCTCCTCCCCACCTGCTTCCCCGCCGTTGCTCACCTCGACCTCTCCCTTCTCTCGCCCTGGGGCCACCATCCCTTCCTCCTTCACCACCAGCAGccccctccaccgccgccgccgccgcaattCTATCACCACAACCTCGCCGAGCAGGCCGTCCTTGTCGCCGCCCGCCTCGCCCAGACCTTCCCCCGCGTCTCCTCCCTCGCCATCTACGCTCGCGATCCCTCCGTCGTGGCCGCCCTCGCCCCGCTCTGGCCGGGCCTCCGCGCCGTGCGGCTCGTCCGCTGGCACCAGCGGCCCCCCGCCCTCCCCGTCGGCGCCGACCTTGCCCCGTTGCTCGCCGCCTGCCCTGCCTTGTCCACTCTCGATCTCTCCCAGTTCTACTGCTGGACGGAGGACGTTCCTCAGGCCCTTCAGGACCATCCCGTCGCCGCCGCCTCTCTCACCCGCCTCGACCTCCTCTGCCCGGCCTCCACAGAGGGTTTCTGCTCTTCCAAGCTGGCTGATATAGTTGCTGCCTGCCCCAACCTAACCCATCTTCTGGTCCCTTGCGTGTTCAACCCCCGGTGCATCGAGTTCGTCGGCGACGACGCCCTACTCATGCTCGCCACCGGCTGCCCTCGTCTCTCCCTTCTCCACCTCGTCGATCCTTCCACCCTCTCGCCCGCCCGCAGCGACTCCGAAGCCAAGGAAGACGCTGCGGTGACGGGCCCGGGCCTCGAGGAGCTCTTTGCCAAGCTTCCGCAGCTGGAGGATCTCGCTCTCGATCTCTGCCACAACGTCAGAGACGCCGGGCCTTCATTGGAAATGTTGAGCTACAAGTGCCCCAAGATCAAGTCGCTCAAGCTGGGGCAGTTCCACGGCGTCTGTAAGGGCGCTTGGCTGCACTTGGATGGCGTCTCCGTCTGCGGCCGCCTGGAGTCGCTGTGCATCAAGAATTCGGCTGATCTGTTCGACTCCGGCCTCGTGACAATTGCCCGTGGATGCAGGAGGCTATCCAGGTTAGAGATACACGGATGCCACAAGGTTACGGAGGCCGGGATAAGGAAACTCTCGAGCATCCTTCGATCCACGCTGGTGGATATCGCGATCTCCGGCTGCCAGCTTCTGGATGCCGCAAGGTCGCTGCGCGCGCTGGAACCGATCCGCGACCGGATCGAGCGCCTTCACATCGACTGCATCTGGGTGCTTCCCGAGCTGGATCAACTTCCCCAGACGCCAGAGAAGACGGCCGACGACTCGGATGTCGATCAGGTGGATGAGGAAATGTCCGACGAgtcaagaaacaagaaaagtaGGCACTCGGACGGCAATGACGGCAGCAACGAGAGCAGCAGCTTCTGGTTTCGGACATGGGCGAATCTCCGGTGCCTCTCGCTCTGGGTTCCCGCGGGCGAGGTGCTAACGCCGTTGGGGGACGCAGGGCTGGAGAGCTGTCCGCAGCTGGAAGGTATCAGCATCAAGGTGGAGGGTGATTGCAGGACGTGCCCGAGACCGAGGCAGAGAGTGTTCGGATTGAGCTTCCTCGCTCGCTACCCTCGCCTGGTGAAGATGAAGCTGGACTGCGGGGAGGCGATCGGATACGCCCTGACTGCGCCCACGGGCCACATGGACCTGAGCTTGTGGGAGAGGTTTTACCTTCATGGAATAAGTGATCTGAGGCTTTACGAGCTCGACTACTGGCCGCCCCAAGACAAGGAGGTGAACCAGAGAAGCCTGTCGCTTCCGGCGACCGGACTGATCCAAGAGTGCCTCAGCTTGAGGAAACTGTTCATCCATGGCACCACCCACGAGCACTTCATGAGGTTCTTTCTCATGATGCCGGTGTTGCGGGATGTGCAGCTCAGGGAAGACTATTATCCGGCACCGGAGAATGATATGAGCACTGAGATGAGGGTAGACTCGTGCAGTCGCTTCGAGGAGGCCTTGAACAGCCGTCTAATTCCCGATTGA